The Thermococcus sp. MV5 genome includes a window with the following:
- a CDS encoding thiamine pyrophosphate-dependent enzyme has translation MGKLDLLSGNKAIAYGAKLSRVQVVSAYPITPQTPIVEYIAEFIANGELDAEYIYPEGEHSAVAAALAATIAGARGFTATSSQGLGYGFEIIAQAPAYRAPLVMAIANRTLGWYWSVASDYSDTMTTRDLGWIQFYAESCQECLDGVIQMYKIAEDERVLLPGMVCLDGFHLSHSSEPVNIPDQQEVDDYLPPRKIYNHTTDPTESEGYIFPSLPVRLHTTYRKMFEDVMQRARDVIYEATKEFSETFGRDTYGPVEEYYTDGAELLLVTMGSMSTAAKRAVDKLRNEGIKVGLLRVRFFRPFPSKELLELVKKNGVKAIGVADRAISHGTSMDPLGIEVAATLYKMKDRPNLINFIAGMGGDDVSIDDFENMIRKLIETLDRENVKETMYIEHPIKISKPSVTFKDVTYCPGSQLCSGCGAALAMRHILRILGKNSVLVFPPNCVSASLSMHFPSSWIGVPYVLANYAAAAAYARGLQRAYKYRNKKVHVTVIAGDGCTADIGLQSLSSAAESNEAIIWINYDNEAYMNTGIQRSGTTPLKAWTTTTPSGVKWHGKKETPKDMISIMIAHRVPYIATASPAFIHDFESKMKKAMEVVEKGEGLAYIHIQTPCPTGWRFPENKTIEVAKLGVLTGMWPLLEVDHGFFKLTLKLSKLRPVANYIKLQGRFRHLNDEDIAEIQEFANKRWRTFLELDGKALW, from the coding sequence ATGGGAAAGCTTGACTTACTTTCAGGTAATAAGGCGATAGCATATGGTGCTAAACTCTCTAGGGTGCAGGTAGTTTCAGCATATCCAATAACACCTCAAACGCCCATAGTTGAATATATAGCCGAATTTATTGCTAATGGGGAGTTGGATGCTGAGTATATATATCCGGAAGGAGAACACTCAGCAGTAGCCGCTGCACTAGCGGCAACTATAGCTGGTGCTAGAGGTTTTACGGCTACATCCTCTCAAGGTTTGGGTTATGGTTTTGAAATCATAGCCCAAGCACCTGCTTACAGAGCACCGCTTGTAATGGCTATAGCCAATAGAACACTGGGGTGGTATTGGAGCGTAGCTAGTGACTACTCAGATACAATGACTACCAGGGATCTCGGATGGATTCAATTCTATGCTGAGAGCTGTCAAGAGTGTCTTGACGGCGTGATTCAAATGTATAAAATTGCTGAGGACGAGAGGGTATTATTGCCCGGCATGGTGTGCTTAGATGGGTTCCACCTCTCACATTCTTCAGAACCTGTTAACATACCAGATCAGCAGGAGGTGGATGACTATCTACCTCCAAGAAAAATATATAACCATACAACTGACCCAACCGAGTCCGAAGGTTATATATTCCCCTCATTACCCGTACGTCTACACACCACATATAGAAAGATGTTTGAAGATGTCATGCAAAGAGCTAGAGATGTCATCTATGAAGCTACTAAGGAGTTTAGTGAAACGTTTGGAAGAGATACCTATGGGCCTGTAGAGGAGTACTATACCGATGGTGCAGAGTTACTGCTTGTGACGATGGGCTCCATGTCAACAGCAGCTAAGAGGGCCGTTGATAAACTGCGCAACGAAGGAATTAAAGTTGGCTTACTCAGAGTGAGGTTCTTTAGACCATTTCCTTCTAAGGAGTTACTTGAGCTTGTTAAGAAAAACGGTGTCAAAGCTATAGGGGTTGCTGATAGAGCAATAAGCCATGGAACTTCAATGGATCCCTTAGGTATTGAGGTTGCTGCAACACTCTATAAAATGAAGGACAGACCCAACCTGATTAACTTCATAGCAGGCATGGGTGGCGATGATGTATCAATAGATGACTTTGAGAATATGATACGCAAACTCATCGAGACCTTGGATAGAGAAAATGTAAAGGAGACTATGTATATAGAACATCCTATAAAAATAAGTAAGCCTTCGGTAACATTTAAGGACGTTACATATTGTCCTGGATCCCAGCTTTGCTCTGGTTGTGGCGCTGCTCTAGCTATGAGACATATACTCAGAATCCTAGGTAAAAACTCAGTACTGGTGTTCCCTCCAAACTGTGTTTCAGCTTCTCTGTCAATGCACTTCCCGAGCAGCTGGATTGGTGTTCCATATGTCTTGGCTAATTACGCAGCCGCTGCGGCTTATGCTAGAGGCCTCCAGAGAGCGTACAAATACAGGAATAAGAAGGTGCATGTTACAGTTATAGCCGGTGATGGCTGTACTGCCGACATAGGCCTACAATCGCTGTCTTCAGCTGCAGAGAGTAATGAAGCGATAATATGGATTAACTATGATAATGAAGCATACATGAACACAGGCATTCAGAGAAGTGGCACCACCCCATTAAAGGCTTGGACAACAACAACACCTAGCGGAGTTAAATGGCATGGTAAAAAAGAAACTCCCAAGGACATGATCTCTATTATGATTGCACACAGAGTGCCATACATAGCCACAGCGTCTCCAGCATTCATACATGATTTTGAGAGTAAAATGAAAAAAGCTATGGAAGTTGTAGAAAAAGGTGAGGGATTGGCATATATCCATATACAAACCCCATGTCCTACAGGATGGAGATTCCCTGAAAACAAAACCATTGAGGTAGCTAAGTTGGGTGTACTAACAGGTATGTGGCCTCTCCTCGAAGTAGACCATGGATTCTTTAAATTAACTCTCAAACTGTCCAAGCTAAGACCCGTTGCTAACTACATTAAATTACAAGGACGATTCAGACACTTAAACGATGAAGATATCGCCGAGATCCAAGAGTTTGCTAATAAACGCTGGAGAACTTTCCTCGAATTAGATGGTAAAGCGTTATGGTGA
- a CDS encoding 4Fe-4S binding protein produces the protein MKSEEEYFESIITLVREIGSEPVAHWRVMKPVVKYELCTKCWLCVQYCPEGVIKESDKGPVIDYRFCKGCGVCADECPVKAIVMIREV, from the coding sequence ATGAAGAGTGAGGAGGAATACTTTGAGAGTATTATAACCCTGGTAAGAGAAATTGGTTCTGAACCAGTAGCTCATTGGAGAGTTATGAAGCCTGTTGTCAAGTACGAGCTCTGCACAAAGTGTTGGCTGTGTGTCCAATATTGTCCCGAGGGAGTTATTAAAGAATCAGATAAAGGGCCTGTAATAGACTATAGGTTCTGTAAAGGTTGTGGTGTTTGTGCTGATGAGTGTCCCGTAAAGGCGATTGTAATGATTAGGGAAGTGTGA
- a CDS encoding 2-oxoacid:acceptor oxidoreductase family protein: MSKSRIGESLKEIRLHGRGGQGVVLCSELIAQAALYDGNFTRSFPWFGIARRGAPVTSFVVIGEANKIVRSMVYNPKYVVVLDPHLHKVMPEVTGNIKEGGVYIQNSTKNPTKLLKELKLSTNLSIIATVDATGLAMEYMGASIPNIAMLGAFAKVTNLITFDSAMRAIKVRFPENVWERYLKCFEAGYEKVYVKVLENEE; the protein is encoded by the coding sequence ATGTCTAAAAGTAGAATTGGAGAAAGCTTGAAAGAAATAAGGCTTCATGGGCGAGGTGGTCAAGGAGTGGTCTTGTGTTCAGAGTTAATTGCCCAAGCTGCGTTATATGATGGTAATTTTACCAGAAGTTTTCCATGGTTTGGGATAGCTAGGCGTGGAGCTCCGGTTACTTCATTTGTGGTTATTGGGGAAGCAAATAAAATTGTGCGGAGTATGGTATATAACCCCAAGTACGTTGTAGTGCTTGATCCTCACCTCCATAAAGTAATGCCTGAAGTTACTGGCAACATCAAGGAAGGAGGGGTATACATACAGAACTCCACTAAGAATCCCACCAAGCTCTTGAAAGAGCTAAAATTAAGTACCAATCTAAGTATTATTGCCACGGTAGATGCTACGGGACTGGCCATGGAGTATATGGGTGCTTCTATACCCAACATAGCTATGCTGGGTGCTTTTGCCAAAGTGACAAATCTCATAACGTTCGATTCTGCAATGAGAGCCATTAAAGTTAGATTTCCCGAGAATGTCTGGGAAAGGTACTTAAAATGCTTTGAAGCTGGATATGAAAAAGTCTATGTTAAGGTGTTAGAAAATGAAGAGTGA
- a CDS encoding pyridoxal phosphate-dependent aminotransferase → MALSDRLELVSISGIRKLFELAQGIEGVISLGIGEPDFDTPEHIKEYAKEALDKGLTHYSSNIGVLELREAIAEKLKKHNGIEVDPKTQIMITVGANSGLLMGFATFLKDNEEVLIPSPAFVSYAQTVLLAGGIPVEVPTTEKNGFRLNTDDLEKYVTPKTRALIINSPNNPTGAVLTKKDLEELADFAVEHDLIVFSDEVYEYFVYDNVKNYSIASLNGMFERTITINGFSKTFAMTGWRLGFVTAPEWIIEKMVRFQMYTVTCPVTFAQYAAAKALRDERSWRAVEEMRKEYDRRRNLVWKCLDEMGLPTIKPKGAFYIFPRIKDTGLTSKEFSELMIKEAKVVLVPGNAFGSAGEGFVRISYATAYEKLEEAMNRIDKVLKEKRLV, encoded by the coding sequence ATGGCATTGAGTGATAGATTGGAGTTAGTTAGTATTTCAGGAATAAGAAAGCTTTTTGAGTTGGCTCAAGGTATTGAAGGAGTGATCTCACTTGGGATTGGAGAACCAGATTTTGACACTCCAGAACACATTAAAGAATATGCAAAAGAAGCACTTGACAAAGGTTTGACCCATTATAGCTCAAACATTGGAGTTTTGGAACTCAGGGAAGCAATCGCAGAAAAACTCAAAAAACACAACGGAATTGAAGTAGATCCAAAAACCCAAATAATGATAACTGTTGGAGCAAATTCTGGCCTTTTAATGGGTTTTGCTACTTTTTTAAAGGACAACGAAGAGGTTTTGATTCCTTCGCCTGCTTTTGTCAGTTATGCTCAAACAGTGCTCCTTGCAGGAGGTATTCCAGTAGAGGTCCCCACCACTGAGAAGAATGGATTTCGCCTGAATACGGATGATCTTGAAAAGTATGTGACACCAAAAACCAGAGCACTAATAATAAACAGCCCAAACAATCCCACTGGTGCTGTTTTAACCAAGAAAGACCTTGAGGAGCTCGCAGATTTTGCGGTTGAGCATGACTTAATAGTCTTCAGTGATGAAGTTTATGAATATTTTGTTTATGATAATGTTAAAAATTACAGCATAGCATCATTAAATGGCATGTTCGAACGGACTATCACAATAAACGGATTCTCAAAAACCTTTGCAATGACTGGCTGGCGCTTAGGCTTTGTAACAGCTCCAGAATGGATCATAGAAAAAATGGTTCGTTTCCAAATGTATACCGTGACCTGCCCAGTTACTTTTGCACAATATGCAGCAGCTAAAGCCCTGAGAGACGAGAGAAGCTGGAGAGCCGTGGAAGAAATGCGCAAAGAGTATGATAGAAGGAGGAATCTTGTTTGGAAGTGTTTGGATGAAATGGGGTTGCCGACAATTAAGCCAAAGGGTGCGTTTTACATTTTTCCACGCATAAAAGACACTGGATTAACAAGCAAGGAATTCAGCGAGCTCATGATTAAAGAAGCTAAGGTTGTCCTAGTGCCTGGAAATGCTTTTGGAAGTGCAGGAGAAGGATTTGTGAGGATTTCTTATGCTACGGCTTACGAAAAGCTTGAAGAAGCCATGAACAGGATTGATAAAGTGCTTAAAGAAAAGAGGTTAGTATAA
- a CDS encoding sodium-dependent transporter, with amino-acid sequence MAQETWKSRVGFVAAAMGSAVGLGNIWMFPMRAGLYGGAAFLVPYLVLLFLIGIVALTVEFTLGRAAGGPIEAYAKTLPGGKYLGIFVNAMMLMIFAFYSVVVGWALKYFVTALTGKLLSVEPGSFFGSIAFSTEAIVWQFIVIVITIGIVIMGVQKGIERACKIMMPGLFVMLIILAIRSITLPNSYAGLEFYLLPDWSKILSGKTWMIALSQMFFSLSCLGMSNVVYGSYIKKDQDIPLSAVVTAFGDTAVAVTAGFVVFPAVFAFGLEPTAGPGLVFVTLPMVFQKMPGGMIFAIIFFLLILFAALSSTVAMLETNVQAATTHLNMNRRNATILFGLLAFVVGAPGAVNPAYFEWIINISTVYLGPLGALIAALALIKLGIDKAYEELKKGALIDIPAIWQPWAKYVYPIVVIIVYISQFILG; translated from the coding sequence TTGGCCCAAGAAACTTGGAAAAGTAGAGTAGGTTTTGTTGCAGCAGCTATGGGAAGTGCTGTGGGGTTGGGAAATATTTGGATGTTTCCAATGAGAGCAGGACTCTACGGCGGAGCAGCGTTCCTAGTCCCGTATTTAGTTTTGCTTTTCCTTATCGGGATTGTAGCATTAACAGTAGAATTCACCCTCGGAAGGGCAGCAGGCGGACCAATAGAGGCATACGCTAAAACATTACCAGGAGGAAAATACCTAGGAATTTTTGTAAATGCAATGATGCTGATGATATTTGCATTTTATTCCGTAGTGGTCGGATGGGCACTTAAATATTTTGTTACAGCGTTGACAGGAAAGTTGCTTAGTGTAGAACCCGGCTCCTTCTTTGGTAGTATTGCTTTCAGTACAGAAGCTATAGTGTGGCAGTTCATTGTTATAGTTATAACGATAGGAATAGTAATAATGGGAGTTCAGAAAGGTATTGAGAGAGCATGTAAGATTATGATGCCAGGATTGTTCGTGATGCTAATCATACTCGCCATAAGAAGTATAACCCTGCCAAACTCCTATGCAGGTCTTGAGTTCTACCTCTTACCAGATTGGAGCAAAATTTTAAGTGGAAAAACCTGGATGATAGCACTATCACAAATGTTCTTTTCATTGAGCTGTTTAGGAATGTCAAACGTGGTCTATGGAAGTTACATAAAGAAAGACCAAGACATACCACTATCTGCTGTAGTTACAGCATTTGGAGATACTGCCGTTGCTGTAACAGCAGGATTTGTGGTATTCCCCGCAGTGTTTGCATTTGGCCTTGAACCAACAGCAGGGCCAGGACTAGTTTTTGTGACACTACCAATGGTATTTCAAAAAATGCCTGGAGGAATGATCTTTGCAATAATATTCTTCCTATTGATACTCTTCGCTGCACTTTCTTCAACGGTCGCAATGCTTGAGACCAATGTACAAGCGGCAACTACACATCTCAACATGAACAGAAGAAATGCCACAATTCTCTTTGGTCTCCTAGCCTTTGTGGTAGGAGCCCCTGGTGCTGTCAATCCTGCCTACTTTGAGTGGATAATAAACATTTCAACGGTTTATCTAGGACCACTAGGAGCGTTAATTGCAGCATTGGCATTAATTAAGCTTGGGATTGATAAGGCATATGAAGAACTTAAAAAAGGTGCTTTAATCGACATTCCGGCAATATGGCAACCATGGGCCAAATACGTATATCCGATAGTGGTAATAATAGTATACATCTCCCAATTCATACTGGGGTGA